From Streptomyces asiaticus, one genomic window encodes:
- the fxlM gene encoding methyltransferase, FxLD system, giving the protein MDPGIYEPEVHAFGGPAGMDAAHRLFQHDSRNILDYLARSESAAGAVLGRRELGILLFSVLMRGARLDWYEQGDVWARVADERPARSAAPASERLRKAIHRLMTVDVGPTSSLVNEGPLTALTDWVTWFERTVQQLVELDRRGVLERGLRAVIAHHVIFQWNRLGLSAADQSTLSTLAKEIVLGTREGAASAPETSTDSTTFNEVSTQMTDDIRTAESLREELADRLRQQGTVTTGSVDAAVRTVPRDIFVRQFKPGASLEESYADRPVHTKFNDSGESISAVSQPTVNALMLELIDARKGHKIEEAGAGSGLFASYLGHLVGPEGHVVTLDVDQDLVDGARAAVEKAGVSNVSVILGDGAVGHPEGAPYDRIVATVGAHGIPRAWLDQLAPDGRLVVPMRLRGSVSRAVAFERDETGRWRSVRSEMCTFMPLRAGVADDPRRIVSLTDDDSVKLQFSGEQQADEAALHGVLEQPGTEAWSGVTFRGQESPEFMWLWLACALDNALSRMEVDRKSPAADKLSPMFRPVAVAEQGDLAYLTLRKADLDQQGNQLYEAGAVGHGPAGKELADRVAEEMAIWDRGFRGHDVTFEIQPLAAAPLHSRPGRFAFDNPINRIVIEWQ; this is encoded by the coding sequence GTGGACCCGGGCATCTACGAACCCGAGGTCCACGCCTTCGGAGGACCCGCCGGTATGGACGCTGCCCACCGCCTGTTCCAGCACGACAGCCGCAACATCCTCGACTATCTGGCACGGTCGGAATCCGCCGCCGGAGCCGTACTCGGGCGGCGCGAGCTGGGAATCCTGCTGTTCAGCGTTCTCATGCGAGGCGCCAGGCTGGACTGGTACGAGCAGGGCGACGTGTGGGCCCGGGTCGCCGACGAACGACCGGCCAGGAGCGCGGCTCCTGCCTCCGAGCGGCTGAGGAAAGCCATACATCGGCTGATGACCGTCGACGTCGGGCCGACCAGCAGCCTCGTCAACGAGGGGCCACTGACTGCGCTCACCGACTGGGTCACATGGTTCGAGCGCACCGTGCAGCAACTCGTGGAACTGGACCGACGCGGAGTCCTGGAGCGTGGACTCCGCGCGGTCATAGCCCATCACGTGATCTTCCAATGGAACCGTCTGGGCCTGTCGGCCGCAGACCAGAGCACCTTGTCAACCCTGGCAAAAGAGATCGTCTTGGGAACGAGGGAAGGCGCCGCGTCGGCGCCGGAGACCAGCACCGACAGCACTACTTTCAACGAAGTGAGCACTCAGATGACCGATGACATCCGTACCGCCGAAAGCCTGCGTGAGGAGCTGGCAGACCGGCTCCGCCAACAGGGAACGGTGACAACTGGCTCGGTGGACGCGGCGGTACGGACCGTGCCCCGTGACATTTTCGTACGCCAGTTCAAGCCCGGTGCCTCCCTGGAAGAGTCGTACGCCGACCGGCCCGTCCACACAAAGTTCAACGACTCAGGCGAGTCCATCAGCGCGGTGTCCCAGCCGACGGTGAACGCGCTGATGCTCGAACTCATCGATGCCCGGAAGGGCCACAAGATCGAGGAAGCTGGCGCGGGCAGCGGCCTGTTCGCTTCCTACCTCGGGCATCTGGTTGGTCCCGAGGGCCACGTCGTCACGCTCGATGTCGACCAGGACCTCGTCGACGGGGCTCGCGCCGCTGTAGAGAAGGCCGGAGTGAGCAACGTGAGCGTCATCCTCGGCGATGGTGCGGTCGGCCACCCCGAGGGAGCCCCCTACGACCGGATCGTGGCGACCGTCGGCGCCCACGGCATCCCCCGGGCGTGGCTGGACCAGCTCGCCCCCGACGGCCGACTCGTCGTGCCGATGCGACTGCGCGGCAGCGTCTCGCGCGCCGTCGCCTTCGAGCGTGACGAAACCGGCCGCTGGCGAAGCGTCCGAAGCGAGATGTGCACGTTCATGCCGCTGCGAGCAGGAGTGGCCGATGACCCTCGCCGCATCGTCTCGCTTACCGACGACGACTCCGTCAAGCTCCAGTTCAGCGGGGAGCAGCAGGCGGACGAGGCGGCGCTGCACGGAGTGCTCGAACAGCCGGGTACCGAGGCATGGTCGGGGGTGACGTTCCGAGGGCAGGAGTCTCCGGAATTCATGTGGCTGTGGCTGGCCTGCGCGCTGGACAACGCCTTGAGCCGGATGGAAGTCGATCGCAAGTCCCCCGCTGCCGACAAGCTCAGCCCCATGTTCCGCCCCGTGGCGGTGGCAGAGCAGGGCGACCTCGCCTACCTGACCCTGCGCAAAGCTGACCTCGACCAGCAGGGCAACCAACTCTACGAGGCGGGCGCCGTCGGCCACGGGCCTGCGGGCAAGGAGCTTGCCGACCGTGTGGCCGAGGAGATGGCCATCTGGGACCGCGGCTTCCGGGGGCACGACGTGACATTTGAGATCCAGCCGCTCGCCGCCGCCCCGCTCCACTCGAGGCCTGGCCGCTTCGCCTTCGACAACCCGATCAACCGGATCGTCATCGAGTGGCAGTGA